From Halorubrum sp. PV6:
CGCGTGGGCGTCGATCGGGAACGTCATCACTGCGATCCAGATCTGCGAGGCCCACGACCGCGGTGTCCTCGTCCCGTGGAACTCCTGGCGACACGAGTTCTACAAGCCGATGGGGACGCTCCACGACGCCGACCGTGGCGGCTTCATCTTCGCACCCGAGGTCGGCCTCCACGAGAACGTCCACGAACTCGACTTCTCCTCATTGTATCCGAACATCATCTGTACCCGGAACGTCTCGCCGGACGTCATCCGGTGTGATTGTCACAGCGACCGCGACGACGTCCCCGGCCTCGGATACTCGATCTGCGATGACCGAGGCTACCTCGTTGACGTCCTCCAGCCGATCATCGACGCACGTGACGAAATCAAGACAGCCATCCGTCGCGAGAAGGCTCGGGATGACCCCGACGAGGACCGACTGGCGGAACTCGAGGGGCGATCAGGCGCGCTGAAGTGGATTCTCGTCGCCTGCTTTGGCTACCAGGGGTTCAGCAACGCGAAGTTCGGCCGTATCGAGTGCCACGAGGCAATCAACGCGTTCGCTCGCGAGATTCTGCTAACGGCGAAACAGCAGCTGGAGGACGGCGGGTGGCGTGTCGTCCACGGCATCGGCGACTCTATCTGGGTGACCCCGGATCCCGACGTCGACGACGAGGAGCGCGAGGACCTCGAGACGCTCGCGACAGCGATCATAGAACGCGTCAAAATTCGGCTTGAACACGAAGCTCACTACGACTGGGTGGCGTTCGTCCCGCAGCGCGAGAGCGACGCCGGCGCACTCACGAAGTATTTCGGCAAGGTAGCTGGCAACGACGACTTCAAGATCAGAGGGATCGAGGCTCGCCAGCGGTCGACCCCATCGTTCATCGAGGACGTCCAGCGGGACTGTCTCGAACGGCTTGACGCGACTCGAGCTCCGGACGCTGTACTCGACTGTCTCCAAGACGCCATCAAGCGCCTCCACGCTGGAACGGTACCGGTCGAACAGCTCGTCGAACGAAATCGTGTCTCCAAGCCGCTGGAGGGATATACGCAAAACACCCAGAACGTGGCGGCACTAAGACGGGCTCGCGATCAGGACCTCACTGTTCACCCAGGACAGGACATCGAGTACGTAGTCGTCGACGACGAGAAAACATCGCGAGAACGGGTCGCGTTGGCTCACGAGGAGATCGAATCGTACGATGCGTCGTACTACGAGACGCAACTCGTCAGAGCTGTCGAGAGTGTGCTGTCACCGCTTGGGTGGGATCGATCGAAGATCCGTCGATATCTCTCGGAGAGACGGGAACCGGAGCTGACAGCCTTCGCGAACGGCAATCAAGATTAACCAACACACCGTTATACCACCAAATCTGTTGGTTAAATCAGAGCCATGCCCAGAAGATCCGTGAAACCTCGTATGACGGGTGAACAAGGGCTGCTTGAGAAACTCGTTTGAGAGACACCCCTCTATCGATGTGTTCTACAGAGAAAACAAGGCGAGTGCCTCGGGGCTTGACCCCGAGGCGGTTCACAGGCGATTCCTATCGCACCTGATGTCGAGTCTTAGCTTCTGTTCTGTTGTGGTACGTTTCAATGTCACGGCTCGAAGTGCGCGACTTGGTCTAATCGCAAAAGGACACACGAAGGATTGTTCCCTACCTGTGGAACAGTGAACCGATCGTCTTCTGACAGTAGCGACCCGATGAGACACACACCCCTCTATCGATGTGTTCCAGGTGAGTAAGCCGGACAAGACAGGTGCTCGGTTTTAGTCCTTGAAACGCAATTTCCAAGAATA
This genomic window contains:
- a CDS encoding type B DNA-directed DNA polymerase encodes the protein MPFKVDFLDDGRVLEWEATNDGATATERDDYTPRFYVTARDPDTDIDLTPLRAQYERHPDIAATEIVSRRPGFRRDDESALAVDVDHVNLVTPLARQARQLSAHPVGDLACFNVDLSREFRYCLEANCDPTPTAELSTLRLGVPVTEIGQDTYSELTIAGETVTGSSRDILTTVQAAIETHDPDILVCSTSEIISTLHEMATVAGVDDFSLSRWPEVDYQQLASRSTYSSYGRVGHSPARYNVPGRVIIDESNTFFYGETNLEGVLDLVSRSKKPVQELAWASIGNVITAIQICEAHDRGVLVPWNSWRHEFYKPMGTLHDADRGGFIFAPEVGLHENVHELDFSSLYPNIICTRNVSPDVIRCDCHSDRDDVPGLGYSICDDRGYLVDVLQPIIDARDEIKTAIRREKARDDPDEDRLAELEGRSGALKWILVACFGYQGFSNAKFGRIECHEAINAFAREILLTAKQQLEDGGWRVVHGIGDSIWVTPDPDVDDEEREDLETLATAIIERVKIRLEHEAHYDWVAFVPQRESDAGALTKYFGKVAGNDDFKIRGIEARQRSTPSFIEDVQRDCLERLDATRAPDAVLDCLQDAIKRLHAGTVPVEQLVERNRVSKPLEGYTQNTQNVAALRRARDQDLTVHPGQDIEYVVVDDEKTSRERVALAHEEIESYDASYYETQLVRAVESVLSPLGWDRSKIRRYLSERREPELTAFANGNQD